Proteins found in one Streptomyces sp. CB09001 genomic segment:
- the sucD gene encoding succinate--CoA ligase subunit alpha — MAIYLTKESKVLVQGMTGAEGMKHTRRMLAAGTDVVGGVNPRKAGRTVDFDHRTVPVFGSVREGIERTGADVTVVFVPPAFAEAAVVEAADAGIGLAVVITEGIPVHDSVALTAHARARGTRVIGPNCPGLITPGQSNAGIIPPDITKPGRIGLVSKSGTLTYQLMYELRDIGFSTCVGIGGDPVVGTSHIDCLTAFEDDPDTELIVLIGEIGGDAEERAAAHIRAHVTKPVVAYIAGFTAPEGRTMGHAGAIVSGSSGTARAKKEALEAAGVRVGSTPTETARHVLAVTGSAAQDDAARDGVRA; from the coding sequence ATGGCGATCTACCTCACCAAGGAGAGCAAGGTCCTCGTCCAGGGCATGACCGGTGCCGAGGGCATGAAGCACACCCGCCGCATGCTGGCCGCGGGCACCGACGTCGTCGGCGGCGTCAACCCGCGCAAGGCGGGCCGCACCGTGGACTTCGACCACCGCACCGTCCCGGTCTTCGGGTCGGTCCGCGAGGGCATCGAACGCACGGGCGCCGACGTCACCGTCGTCTTCGTGCCGCCCGCCTTCGCCGAGGCCGCGGTCGTCGAGGCCGCCGACGCCGGCATCGGCCTCGCGGTCGTCATCACCGAGGGCATCCCGGTCCACGACTCCGTCGCCCTCACCGCCCACGCCCGGGCCAGGGGCACCCGCGTCATCGGCCCCAACTGCCCCGGCCTGATCACCCCCGGCCAGTCCAACGCGGGCATCATCCCGCCCGACATCACCAAGCCCGGCCGCATCGGCCTGGTCTCCAAGTCGGGCACGCTCACCTACCAACTCATGTACGAACTGCGCGACATCGGCTTCTCCACCTGCGTGGGCATCGGCGGCGACCCGGTCGTCGGCACCAGTCACATCGACTGCCTCACCGCCTTCGAGGACGATCCCGACACCGAACTGATCGTTCTTATCGGCGAGATCGGCGGCGACGCGGAGGAACGCGCGGCGGCCCACATCCGCGCCCACGTCACCAAACCCGTCGTCGCCTACATCGCCGGCTTCACGGCACCCGAGGGCAGGACCATGGGCCACGCCGGGGCCATCGTGTCCGGCTCCTCGGGCACGGCGCGGGCGAAGAAGGAGGCGCTGGAGGCGGCCGGCGTACGGGTCGGGAGTACACCGACCGAGACGGCACGGCACGTACTCGCCGTAACAGGAAGTGCCGCACAGGACGACGCGGCCCGCGACGGAGTCCGCGCATGA
- a CDS encoding aldehyde dehydrogenase family protein, which translates to MTAAGAQDTELLALKSGTSWADAWRRCRTVAPEAFHEDRVLNLWDAGWRADGRVLPATSPVDGTPIAGLPRIDAATAHRAVRASLDQHRAWRHVPLPERRARVAATLDALAQHRELLALLLVWEIGKPWRSARADVDRAVDGVRWYVDGIEDMLDGRAPLDGPVSNIASWNYPMSVLVHALLVQALAGNAVIAKTPTDGGVACLTLACALAAREGLPVTLLSGSGRELSQALVRAPEIGCVSFVGGRDTGAHVATALADLGKRHILEQEGLNTWGIWNFTDWDALTRIVPKLFDYAKQRCTAYPRFVVQRQRFDAFLAAYLPAVRTLRVGHPLAVAAPDDPYPALDFGPVINAAKAKELHDQVAEAVDRGAVPLHRAGAADARFLPGQDTSAYVQPVTLLNPPRSSPLHHAEPFGPVDTIVLVDTEAELLAAMNASNGALVATLSTDDPTTYDRLAPQIRAFKVGHGVPRSRGDRDELFGGHGASWRGAFVGGELLVRAVTRGPAGERLPGNFPDHHLMP; encoded by the coding sequence ATGACGGCGGCCGGCGCTCAGGACACCGAGCTTCTCGCCCTCAAGTCCGGCACTTCCTGGGCCGACGCATGGCGCCGCTGCCGCACCGTCGCCCCCGAGGCGTTCCACGAGGACCGCGTCCTCAACCTCTGGGACGCCGGCTGGCGGGCGGACGGCCGGGTCCTGCCGGCCACCAGCCCGGTCGACGGCACCCCGATCGCCGGCCTGCCCCGGATCGACGCGGCCACGGCCCACCGCGCCGTACGCGCCTCACTCGACCAGCACCGGGCCTGGCGCCACGTCCCCCTGCCCGAGCGCCGCGCCCGCGTGGCGGCCACCCTCGACGCCCTCGCCCAGCACCGCGAACTGCTCGCGCTGCTGCTGGTCTGGGAGATCGGCAAGCCCTGGCGGTCGGCGCGGGCCGACGTCGACCGGGCCGTCGACGGCGTGCGCTGGTACGTCGACGGCATCGAGGACATGCTCGACGGGCGTGCTCCGCTGGACGGCCCGGTGTCCAACATCGCCAGCTGGAACTACCCGATGAGCGTCCTCGTCCACGCCCTGCTGGTCCAGGCCCTGGCGGGCAACGCGGTCATCGCCAAGACCCCGACCGACGGCGGAGTCGCCTGCCTGACCCTGGCCTGCGCACTCGCCGCCCGCGAAGGACTTCCCGTCACCCTCCTCAGCGGCAGCGGCCGAGAGCTGTCCCAGGCACTGGTCCGGGCACCCGAGATCGGCTGTGTCTCCTTCGTCGGCGGCCGGGACACCGGCGCGCACGTCGCCACCGCCCTCGCCGACCTCGGCAAGCGGCACATCCTCGAACAGGAAGGACTCAACACCTGGGGCATCTGGAACTTCACGGACTGGGACGCGCTCACCCGGATCGTCCCGAAGCTCTTCGACTACGCCAAGCAACGCTGCACCGCCTACCCGCGCTTCGTCGTCCAGCGGCAGCGGTTCGACGCGTTCCTCGCCGCGTACCTCCCGGCCGTCCGCACCCTGCGCGTCGGCCACCCGCTCGCCGTGGCCGCGCCGGACGACCCGTACCCGGCACTCGACTTCGGCCCGGTGATCAACGCGGCCAAGGCCAAGGAGCTGCACGACCAGGTCGCCGAGGCCGTCGACCGGGGCGCCGTCCCGCTGCACCGCGCCGGCGCGGCCGACGCCCGGTTCCTGCCCGGGCAGGACACCTCGGCCTACGTCCAGCCGGTCACCCTGCTCAACCCGCCCCGGTCCTCACCCCTGCACCACGCGGAACCCTTCGGCCCGGTCGACACCATCGTCCTGGTCGACACCGAGGCCGAGCTGCTCGCCGCGATGAACGCCTCCAACGGCGCACTGGTGGCCACGCTGTCCACGGACGACCCGACGACGTACGACAGGCTGGCGCCGCAGATCCGCGCGTTCAAGGTCGGCCACGGCGTACCCCGCTCCCGCGGGGACCGCGACGAGCTGTTCGGCGGACACGGGGCGTCCTGGCGCGGCGCCTTCGTGGGCGGTGAGCTGCTGGTGCGCGCCGTGACACGCGGACCCGCGGGGGAGCGGCTGCCGGGGAACTTCCCGGACCACCACCTCATGCCCTAA
- a CDS encoding DUF2254 domain-containing protein, producing MSDWMVTQGPLRRRRARALSPLREHLRDTFWFAPTAAMAGVFVVWLVAQELDAALVRSLQDDGDYDTLAELLRFADDAKTVVSAVGSAMMTFIGVVFSISLVAVQMASGQFTPRVVRLFVRSRITKATFGVFLATFVLTLLVLTSYDSNPDPRAATSVPLVQSVLTLVMVALSLLLFVMYVNATLRLMRVSHVIARIAAESFRVAALMPVPADGGAAPGLGPVTAWIAHDGQGGVLRDVHIARLVRVARGHGVVLRLVPRIGDFLVPGTSVLAVHGGAAPPRRALRYALSVGVERTFHQDLSFGLRQLSDIGLRALSPAVNDPTTAVQALDRVVQILATLSRRPLDAALHRDRRGALRLVQPVPGWAELVDLGFAEVRACATGSPQVTRRLVAGLDDLLLLVPPERRAPLLRHRELLRQAVERTAPTAADRAFALRPDRQGIG from the coding sequence ATGAGTGACTGGATGGTTACGCAGGGCCCGCTCCGGCGTCGTCGGGCGCGGGCGTTGTCGCCGCTCAGGGAGCATCTGCGGGACACGTTCTGGTTCGCGCCCACTGCGGCCATGGCGGGTGTCTTCGTGGTCTGGCTGGTGGCTCAGGAGCTCGACGCGGCCCTCGTCCGTTCGCTGCAGGACGACGGCGACTACGACACGCTCGCCGAGCTGCTGCGCTTCGCGGACGACGCGAAGACGGTGGTGTCGGCGGTCGGCTCGGCGATGATGACCTTCATCGGTGTGGTGTTCAGCATCTCCCTGGTCGCGGTGCAGATGGCGAGCGGACAGTTCACCCCGCGGGTGGTGCGGCTCTTCGTCCGCAGCCGGATCACCAAGGCGACGTTCGGCGTCTTCCTCGCCACCTTCGTCCTGACGCTGCTCGTGCTGACCAGTTACGACAGCAATCCCGACCCCCGCGCCGCCACCTCTGTCCCGCTGGTGCAGTCGGTGCTCACCCTGGTCATGGTCGCGTTGAGTCTGCTGCTCTTCGTCATGTACGTGAACGCCACCCTGCGCCTGATGCGGGTCAGCCATGTGATCGCCCGCATCGCCGCCGAGTCCTTCCGGGTGGCGGCGCTGATGCCGGTGCCGGCGGACGGCGGAGCGGCGCCCGGGCTCGGGCCCGTGACGGCGTGGATCGCCCACGACGGGCAGGGCGGCGTACTGCGGGACGTGCACATCGCCCGGCTGGTGCGGGTGGCCCGGGGGCACGGGGTGGTGCTGCGGCTGGTCCCGCGGATCGGTGACTTCCTGGTGCCGGGCACATCGGTCCTGGCGGTGCACGGCGGGGCGGCTCCGCCGCGCCGGGCGCTGCGGTACGCCCTGTCCGTGGGGGTGGAGCGCACCTTTCACCAGGACCTGTCGTTCGGGCTGCGCCAGCTGTCCGACATCGGGCTGCGCGCGCTGTCGCCCGCGGTGAACGATCCGACGACCGCCGTGCAGGCACTGGACCGGGTCGTGCAGATCCTGGCCACGCTGTCCCGGCGGCCGCTGGACGCCGCTCTGCACCGGGACCGCCGCGGTGCGCTCCGGCTGGTGCAGCCCGTACCCGGCTGGGCGGAGCTGGTGGACCTCGGGTTCGCCGAGGTCCGTGCCTGCGCCACCGGGTCGCCGCAGGTCACTCGGCGTCTGGTGGCCGGTCTCGACGACCTGTTGCTGCTTGTGCCGCCGGAGCGGCGCGCACCACTGCTGCGCCACCGTGAGCTGCTGCGGCAGGCCGTCGAGCGGACCGCGCCGACCGCCGCGGACCGGGCCTTCGCGCTGCGGCCGGACCGCCAGGGCATCGGCTGA
- the fusA gene encoding elongation factor G, whose amino-acid sequence MRTNPLTTVRNLGILAHVDAGKTTVTERILYLTGTTHKRGEVHDGTTVTDFDPQERDRGITIFAAAVSCAWAGHRINLIDTPGHVDFADEVERSLRVLDGGVAVFDAVAGVEPQSESVWRQADRHGVPRIAFVNKMDRAGADLDTAVASIRQRLHPVPLVVQLPIGTEDGFTGVVDLPRMRALVWAEGTDTAEEGPVPDTLREEAARRRRLLEEAVAERHPGALEEFCDRETLTSATLTGALRDLTRTGDGVVVLCGSAYRNRGVEPLLDAVVAYLPSPLDVPPVRGSHDGTERERPADPAAPMAALAFKVNATPTGRMTYLRVYSGTIEKGDTVWDAGTRRTERIGRILRVRADRHDPLERAVAGDIVAVVGLKSARAGSTLCAPGAPLLLEPPGVAEPVVHVSVEARRSTDTGRLASALARLTEEDPSLAVRTDPETGQTVLSGMGELHLEVAVERVRREHGLEVTVGRPVVAYRETVGEGVTGFVHRHVKQDGGAGQFAHVVLDVEPWEGEGGGDGDAAGGGFVFRSTVVGGRVPQEYVRAVEAGCRDALAEGPLGGHPVTGLRVTLTDGQTHVTDSSDTAFRAAGRFGLRDALRASGTVLLEPVVEVTVTVPEDGVGGVLGDLAARRGRVTGSDTRGGAAVVTATVPLAELFGYATRLRSRTQGRGTFTARPTGYAPAPAAVAR is encoded by the coding sequence ATGCGCACCAACCCGCTCACCACCGTCCGCAACCTGGGCATCCTCGCCCACGTCGACGCAGGAAAGACCACCGTCACGGAGCGGATCCTCTACCTCACCGGTACCACCCACAAGCGCGGCGAGGTCCACGACGGCACCACCGTCACCGACTTCGACCCGCAGGAACGCGACCGGGGCATCACCATCTTCGCCGCGGCCGTCAGCTGCGCCTGGGCGGGCCACCGGATCAACCTCATCGACACCCCGGGGCACGTCGACTTCGCCGACGAGGTCGAACGCTCCCTGCGCGTGCTGGACGGCGGGGTCGCCGTCTTCGACGCGGTCGCGGGGGTGGAACCGCAGAGCGAGTCCGTGTGGCGGCAGGCCGACCGGCACGGCGTTCCCAGGATCGCGTTCGTCAACAAGATGGACCGGGCGGGCGCCGACCTCGACACCGCCGTCGCCTCGATCCGCCAGCGGCTGCATCCCGTACCCCTGGTCGTGCAGCTGCCCATCGGCACGGAGGACGGCTTCACCGGCGTCGTCGACCTGCCGCGCATGCGCGCCCTCGTATGGGCCGAAGGCACGGACACGGCCGAGGAGGGGCCGGTACCCGACACCCTGCGCGAGGAGGCGGCCCGCAGACGGCGGCTGCTGGAGGAAGCGGTCGCCGAACGCCACCCGGGCGCGCTGGAGGAGTTCTGCGACCGGGAGACGCTCACCTCGGCCACCCTCACCGGCGCCCTGCGCGACCTGACGCGCACCGGCGACGGCGTGGTCGTGCTGTGCGGTTCCGCCTACCGCAACCGCGGCGTCGAACCGCTGCTGGACGCCGTGGTGGCGTACCTGCCCTCGCCGCTGGACGTGCCCCCGGTGCGCGGCAGCCACGACGGCACCGAACGGGAGCGGCCCGCCGACCCGGCGGCGCCGATGGCGGCACTGGCGTTCAAGGTGAACGCCACCCCGACGGGACGAATGACGTACCTGAGGGTGTACTCGGGCACGATCGAGAAGGGAGACACCGTGTGGGACGCGGGCACGCGCCGCACCGAGCGCATCGGCCGCATCCTGCGGGTACGGGCCGACCGGCACGACCCGCTGGAGCGCGCGGTCGCCGGGGACATCGTCGCCGTGGTCGGGCTGAAGTCGGCCCGCGCCGGCTCGACCCTGTGCGCACCGGGCGCCCCACTGCTCCTGGAACCCCCGGGCGTGGCCGAACCGGTCGTGCACGTCTCGGTGGAGGCCCGGCGTTCCACCGACACCGGCCGGCTGGCCTCCGCGCTCGCCCGGCTGACCGAGGAGGACCCCTCACTGGCCGTGCGGACCGACCCGGAGACCGGACAGACCGTGCTGTCGGGCATGGGCGAACTGCACCTGGAGGTCGCGGTGGAGCGCGTCCGGCGCGAGCACGGTCTCGAGGTCACGGTCGGCCGCCCCGTCGTGGCGTACCGCGAGACGGTCGGTGAAGGCGTCACCGGCTTCGTCCACCGGCACGTCAAACAGGACGGCGGCGCCGGGCAGTTCGCGCACGTCGTACTCGACGTCGAGCCGTGGGAGGGGGAAGGCGGCGGCGACGGGGACGCCGCGGGCGGCGGTTTCGTGTTCCGTTCGACGGTCGTCGGCGGACGCGTGCCGCAGGAGTACGTCCGGGCCGTCGAGGCGGGCTGCCGGGACGCCCTCGCCGAAGGTCCGCTGGGCGGCCACCCGGTGACCGGCCTCAGGGTCACCCTCACCGACGGCCAGACCCATGTGACGGACTCCTCGGACACGGCCTTCCGCGCCGCCGGCCGGTTCGGTCTCCGCGACGCCCTGCGCGCCTCGGGGACGGTCCTGCTCGAACCGGTCGTGGAGGTCACTGTCACGGTGCCCGAGGACGGTGTCGGCGGCGTGCTCGGTGACCTCGCCGCGCGCCGCGGCCGGGTCACCGGCTCCGACACCCGGGGCGGCGCGGCGGTGGTCACGGCCACGGTCCCGCTGGCCGAGCTGTTCGGTTACGCGACCCGGCTGCGCAGCCGCACCCAGGGCCGGGGCACCTTCACCGCCCGGCCCACCGGCTACGCACCGGCACCCGCGGCGGTCGCACGGTAG